Proteins from a genomic interval of Methanoplanus endosymbiosus:
- a CDS encoding tetratricopeptide repeat protein, producing the protein MGFLSRINPPEEAFEKGNRMYDSGRYKEALKAYDSVSEDEYPEIHYCRGNAYYCLSMYDKATDSYNKAVAITPGDADAHYNRGNALYKFGCPDEAIEAYDLATGIDGRLAEAYNNKGNILLNSGRHEEALVAFESAIAADINFAESYNNKGLSLSALGQYDEALLAYNKAISIKTDYSEAYFNRGNAFFETGRYEDALDAYNKALVILPDNSGYHNNKALSLFELGRYDKALAEFDKAAGISPKGADLWFNKGFALNKLERYPEALKALENSVSLSPDDAEIQYNLGFALHALGRYDESVIALDRSAAIDSKNPEVHCIRGVVLTELGRYDDAVLAYDMAISINPDDASFYYQKGNAIGKTGRYEEAIEIYDQAIALKPDYAAAYSKKGKALVHLGRYDAASEVYDMAKRIEPDVVKEK; encoded by the coding sequence ATGGGCTTTTTAAGCAGAATTAATCCCCCGGAAGAGGCATTTGAGAAAGGAAACCGGATGTATGATTCCGGCAGGTACAAAGAGGCCTTAAAAGCATATGACTCCGTATCTGAAGATGAATATCCTGAAATACATTATTGCAGAGGCAATGCATATTACTGCCTCTCAATGTATGACAAGGCGACTGATTCATATAATAAGGCCGTTGCAATAACCCCCGGTGATGCTGATGCACATTACAACCGGGGAAATGCCCTGTATAAATTTGGCTGTCCTGATGAAGCTATAGAGGCATATGATCTGGCAACCGGAATTGACGGCCGGCTTGCTGAAGCTTACAATAACAAAGGAAATATTCTGTTAAATTCCGGCAGGCATGAGGAGGCTCTTGTGGCATTTGAGAGTGCCATAGCCGCTGATATAAACTTTGCAGAAAGTTACAATAATAAAGGGCTTTCACTGTCTGCACTTGGACAGTATGATGAAGCACTTTTAGCCTATAATAAAGCAATAAGCATTAAAACTGACTATTCAGAAGCATATTTTAATCGTGGAAATGCCTTTTTTGAGACCGGACGTTATGAGGATGCTCTGGATGCTTATAATAAAGCACTTGTAATTCTGCCTGATAATTCCGGATATCACAATAACAAAGCTCTCAGTCTCTTTGAGCTGGGCCGTTATGACAAAGCCCTTGCAGAATTTGATAAGGCTGCCGGTATAAGTCCGAAAGGTGCTGATCTCTGGTTTAATAAAGGATTTGCCTTAAATAAGCTGGAACGCTACCCTGAGGCCCTTAAGGCGCTTGAGAATTCAGTCAGCCTGAGTCCGGATGATGCTGAAATACAGTATAATCTGGGATTTGCCTTACATGCACTTGGACGTTATGATGAGTCAGTTATTGCTCTGGACAGATCGGCTGCTATAGACTCCAAAAATCCGGAAGTACACTGTATAAGAGGGGTTGTTCTTACTGAACTGGGCCGTTATGATGATGCAGTTTTGGCGTATGATATGGCAATAAGCATAAATCCGGATGATGCTTCTTTCTATTATCAGAAAGGCAATGCCATTGGAAAAACCGGCCGGTATGAAGAAGCAATTGAGATATATGATCAGGCAATTGCCTTAAAGCCTGATTATGCTGCTGCATATTCAAAGAAAGGAAAGGCCCTTGTTCACCTTGGCAGATATGACGCTGCCTCAGAGGTTTATGATATGGCAAAGAGAATTGAGCCGGATGTTGTTAAAGAGAAATAA